Within the Zea mays cultivar B73 chromosome 10, Zm-B73-REFERENCE-NAM-5.0, whole genome shotgun sequence genome, the region GGATGTCCTCGTGTCGTCAGATGGGAATTGGGCGGCTTAGATTAGATGAGGAATAGCGCTTGGATAGGTTAGATCCTGGCGCTTGTTTTTGGATCAGACGGTCTTGATTTAAAGCATACCTCGTCAAATCGTGACCGTAGGTCTTGGATCCGAGAGCCACGAGAGAGTACCGGTTCGCTGGGTTGCGGATCCAATCTGAGCCATCCGCGCAGGATCGTGCAGCTAAAAACACAGGATACCCCTTCGCTAGGCATAATATCTAAAGAGACCCTAGGTTATTAGcaattcaacccgcagtccaccctgTACTGTTCTCTGTGTCTCGGGGTTTTTACCTAGGTGCCCCTGAGTTTTtcagaaaatgaggcccagtctagAGAAGATTAAAAATAGTGAAATGATTATAGAAtttagtttttaatacaaaaacaattctagaaacttgtaaaatgcatagaaaattcatttttaatccaaattggtccattccagtttctaaaattttgtaatattaatgtCTATCATctggtgtctctgttttgacatgaacataGAAAGAAAATATATTTCTTAGGTAATtccatttcaagcacattaaacctttagaaattcataacttaaaatccataactccaaatttaatgattccagttcctatgatcttattttaatgtctagattattattgtgtattttatttacatgtttggtgtgatattaatttatgctatactatgtatgtattgtgttgatgcgagtagacgagcaagccactgtggattctgaggttcaacaagtagaagtagctgagcaggagctcattgaaggcaagttgtgcccttgatcacttactctttcccagccatgttcttattaattataatgatctgcataggttaattttgatgggatctaataggttaccccagttttggttatctttataccttgttcaccactaaaatatttttgggtagtacctgctattgctttatgtggattagaTATGGAGATACAATATTCATgattactcttttattatctttttattactactgttcatgttaagatcattaaattaatgggaacatggagcgaccacccggaaaaacagtgctaccacaagggtttaaagggacgcccttggctaattaactaggaaagctagtggaggtcctccttacccgaaaggggcaagggcagtaggggagtggtcagtgttgggaggtccttgggttgattttgctgcgatggcggtcaggcgagagaTTCCTACACTGAAGCTTCCTATAaaatgtagcgggatttctgaagctagtggaactttgtaaaggcctcgtagtgttaccctgcctcgcctcctcggtagaggtgtatgggattggtcgtctcttggcagatgggtaacatgacttgtgggtaaagatgtgcaacctctacagagtgtaaaactggtatactagccgtgctcacgatcatgagcggctcggaccctcacatgattaatttatggaacttaaatttaatttgacatttgcatcgcatttgggagtattttactattacttttctttattattattaaggtttggtatttacttacacctaataattgctaataaaattttgaccaacttataaaagcaatgctcagcttcagcctctatttcattgctcagctttacacttcatgaactcccacctttggtgagttcatgccacattattccccatgacttgttgagctatgaacgtatgtgagctcactcttgctgtctcacacccccacaggagaagaacaggtggtcgaagaggagctgcctaacactgaggcattcgacttgatctaggtggcgtctcctagtcagctttgtggcgccagtgaataatatttagttcgctttactttatcatttatttttgtaagtcttccgctatgtaataagtatatttatgatatttatctctatgcactatgTTATTATGTGTGtggttcttccttggcgcacatatgagatgcacccggattGTCATttcaatccgggtgtgacagcaccGCGACGGCCGAGATCCGCCTATCATGCGGCCCGCGGAGGCCAAGATCCGCCTGCTGTGCGGCCCGCGGCGGCCGAGATCCGCCTGCCGTGCGGCCCGCGGCGGCCGAGATCCGCCTGCCTGTGCGGCCCGCGGCGTCCGAGACCCACGGCGGCCGAGAGGAGCGCTCGCCGGAGAGGAGCGCTCGCCGCTCGAGGGAGGCGCGGTGGAGGTTCGGTGGACGACAGCCGCTCGACTGCTCGATGGATGGCGCGGTGGTGGGGAGCCGCGCGGTGGAGCAGTGGAGGGAAGGCGCGGTGGAGCCTGGGAGCGTGCTCGTCGGAGATCCGGCCGCGACGCGCCCGCCCGCGTCGAGCTACCGGCCACGCCCACTCCGCGTCGAGCTCGCCCACGTAGAAGCCGCCCGTCGGAGCGCACCGCGGCGGCCGAGATCCGCCTGCCTGTGCGGCCCACGGCGTCCGAGACCCGCGGCGGCCCAGAGGAGCGCTCGCCGCTCGAGGGAGGCGCGGTGGAGGTTCGGTGGACGGCAGCCGCTCGACTGCTCGACGGATGGCGCGGTGGAGGGGAGCCGCGCGGTGGAGCCTGGGAGCATGCGATTTCGATTTGGGGGAGAAGCAGGGGAGTGAAGTGAGGACGGGTCCCACTTGTAAGGACTTAGGTCCACATAGAAGAGCCTTGACGGGAGAAAATGCCGCTGTGAGGTGATTTCTGAGCATAGTGTGGAGGTGGGAGAGGAAAACTGAGTAGAGAATTTGGGCGGGGGTAGATTTGAGCAGAGCGTCCAGACTAGTGGGTGAAATGTAAATGTCCCTAAATTTAACATCTCGCCATGTTTTGAGTATCATGGGTTTATATCTGGAAGTGAATTGAATTGAATGTGACGTTCCCTTTCTTCGCTACTGCAACCGGCAGCCACATCTGCTATAGTGATTCAAGAGAAGGGGGAAAAACTGATTGAAAGAGATATTACATAGTACATACATCAGTTTCTTAAATCCAATACTATAGTATCCCAATTCCAATTAGATTTAAAAATAACTTGTAACCTTACTATGCCGTGAACTATCCACTGTCTACCGTTTCCTTTCAGCCCTGCTGCAGTTGTTTAAGGAACTGAGACGAAGATCTTTGACTAACGTCTAATGACCCTGAGGGACTGAGGTGGATTGAAGATGATTAGAGAGGATTAAATTTATTCCTAGtaaaaatgaaatagaaatgaattTAATCCCTCTTAATCCTTTTCGGTTTGGCTAGAACCAAACATGGGCTGAATGGGGGTCAATTGATGAGTTTTTCTCTTGTAATTTATGCCACTCTAGCTAGTTTGGGAACCTAATTTTTCTAAGGATTTCCATTTTTCAAatgaaaattagtttattttctcttGGAAAAATTGAAATCCCTTGAAAAAACGGTGTTTTCAAACTAGTCCTAGATGAAGTCACGGTTTTAAGGAACCATATTACCTGAAATCTTGAGGTTGCTACAGTATAATAGCAGAAGTTTCTGCTGAAGTCTCAGACAAACTTTAGACAGAGACCAATCGACGGAAGTCTAGCAATTCATTTCTTTGGAAAGCTTTGAACATACGTCTTGTCATTTTGACTCGATAGAATTAAGATGTAGGATTTGATTTCAAGAGCTTAACAGCTTGAGATGGCAAGATGTCATAAAAAGAAGTTAACATAAATTCATTCGCATGTTCAAACTTGGTACACATATGACATATACTAATTTCTCGCTGCAATCCATAGAAGCAAAACACTGTAGAAGCAGTAGAAACCGTTTCAGATTAAAGCTAAGCAAACAACTTGTTTTATGTTTATTTCCTAACAGGTGCCCTTGTTACTACTCCCTCCGTCTCGAAATATAGTTTTTTTCTAgccttcttttgttattctatctaCATTTGAATGAATAATAATGAATGTAGATATAAATATAAACTATATTTATAGGTTAATTAATGAAAGTATATTTagtctaaaacgaattatattttggcTAAAACGAGTCACTTCGATACCAACACAGGTGTCAAATTAATCACCAAATACTTGATCACCTTTATTTTGTGAAATTCTCGTAAACAAGTTCTTAGGGCCAGTTTGGGAAAGAAATTGGAAGTTTGGGAAAGAAATTGGAAATAATTGAGGTGGCTAAAATTTCTCATTGTATTTAAAATTAAATAGGAAGGGTATTTTAGGTCCCTCAATTCACTCCTCTCCTTCCTAAATTAGTCTTTGGACTGATTTGATAGATATGGATCACGAGGGGATCTATGTGCGAGGGATCCCCTTGTTATTCAATAGGATTCCTCATGAATCCTCTTGTGATCTCTATGTACCAAATCAGGCCTAAGATGTTTAGTATGATACTCGCATTGTTTATCAGGAACGTAGCTTTGCATGGTTTGTCGATGCAGCAGGCAAGATGTTTAGACAAATACAAATCGACGGAAGTCTAGCAATTCATTTCTTTGGAAAGCTTTGAACAGACGTCTTGTCATTTTGACTCGATAGAATTAAGATGTAGGATTTGATTTCAAGAAGTTAACAGTTTGAGATGGCAAGATGTTATAAAAAGAAGTTAACATAAATTCACTCGTATGTTCAAACTTGGTACACATATAACATGTACTAGCTTCTCACTGTAATCCATATAGATAAAACATAGTAGAAACAATAGAAAACGTTTCAGATTAAAGCTAAGCAAACAACTTGTTTTATGTTTATTTTCTAACAGGTGCCTTTGTTACTACTCCCTCCGTCTCGAAATATAGTTTCTTTTAGACTTCTTTTTCATTCTGTCTACATTTGAATGAATATTATAGGTTAATTAATGGAAGTATATTTAGTCTAAAAACTAATTATATTTTGGCTAAAACGAGTCACTTCGATACCAACACAGGTGTCAAATTAATCACCAAATACTTGATCACCTTTATTTTGTGAAATTCTCGTAAACAAGTTGTTAGGGCCAGTTTGGAAAAGAAATTGGAAGTTTGGGAAAGAAATTGGAAATGATTGAGGTGGCTAAAATTTCTCATTCTATTTAAAATTAAATGGGAAGGGTATTTTAGACCCCCTCAATTCACTCCTCTCCTTCCTAAAGTAGTCTTCGGACTAATTTGATAGACAGTGGCGGAACACTCATTATGACCTACTATGGCTGGAGCCATACATAAAAATCATGTTTGGTGTAGTAGTAAGTGTATACTGTTTGCAATCAATAGGTTGCAAGTTCGAGTTCTATGTGTAGCATCATTTTTTCCTTTTTATCCTTCTTCAGCCATACCTAATTATTATTTCGTCCTCCGCCACTATTGATAGACATGGATCACGATGAGATCTATGTACGAGAAATCCCATTATTATTCAAGGGGATTCCTCATGAATCCTCTTATGATCCCTATCCACTAAATTAGGCCTAAGATGTTTAGTATGTAACTCGCATTGTTTATCAGAAACGTAGCTTTGCATGGTTTGTCGATGCAGCAGGCAATCAGTTCCTGCCAATCTTGTAGAGAAACTGGTTCATCATGTATATACGACAAGGAAGCTGACGATTGTCGTTGGTTCAATAAAATTTCTGGAGAAATATAGGTGCAAAATATGTTCGGTCTGGCGACAGGAGCTGGGAAAAAAACGAGCCTTTTTCAAAGGAGAAAATGATCAAATGGGACTGAGGTTAACGGCTGAATGGGCTATCGTTCAGGCAATGTTTGGGAATAATTTTACACAAGTGACAGCAAGAAAAAGGCAAATTCTGTTCAACATCCATTTCCCTTTGTTGTATCGCCGTAAGAGATCTCTTCGACGCAACGTAACCCTTCCACATCCTCCTTTTGTATCGCCATTACACTAGTATTACATGTGTTTTACAACAgcacggggcagcaacaaagttaTGTGACGGCTTCTGGAGCCGAGTTACAGTAAGGAGTGTGCAGACAGATGAATCTAGTCGACATCAAGCACACGGAGGCGAAGGCAACACCTACCAGCAGGCCAACGACGCTCTTCCGCACGTCCAACCGCAGTGAGCGCCTGAAGACGCGGCCAAAGCTGGGGATCAGAGCCCCGCACGCTATGACCATCCAGTAGTCAAGCCCATCATAGTCGATCTTCGCAAGGATTGCACTGATGGCGGCGCTCGGCGCTGCGAGCCCTGTCAAAGCGGCAGCGGCAAGGGCTCCACGCCAGCTATCTGTGGCACCATACACGCAGCTCGCCGCGGCAGCGCCACGTGGAAGACCGTGGAGGGAGGCTGGGAGAACCATGTAGCGGCCGAGGCCATAGGCCTTGCGAGCCGCGACACCGAGCGCAAGCCCTTCAGCATATGCGTGAAGGAATACGGCGCCACAGGCAAGAAGGGACTGCACTGTGAGGGCACTGAGAGAGAGGCCGGAGGATGACGCGATCACGTTCACGGAAGACCTTTTGCGATTGAACAACCGGAGGATGCTTGATGTGGCGGCGTGGTAGGCCAGGGAACCTCCGATGAGGAGGAAGAGGGTGGTGAAGAGACCCATTTTTGAGGTCATTAGGAGCTGCACAGGTCTCCATGCCGCGAGACGGAAAGCTATGCCGGATGCGACACCGGTGAGAAGAGGGTGCGGCATGCTGAACCCAAGAGAGAATGTGACGAGTATAATTCCACCGATAAGTGGACCGAGTCCAAACACAAGTGATACTAAGAAGCCTGATGCGTCTTCCACACTGCACAATACATCTTTATCATCAGCGGGAGTTCTCTCTTTTTAGACCATAAAAATGTTAGTAGCAAACTTACTTGTTGCCATCTGTAAATCCCAGAAGCACCGTACTTAATGTTTCCATGAAAGCAACAGCGAGTGTTCCAGCAGAAGCTACTTGAGATGGAGTTGCTTCCTGTATGTTATTACAGAGAAAATGTCAACTGCTTCCTCAAACAAATGTATGCACATTTTTCTTAGAATATGGTTCGGGTACTCACCTTAAAAGCGTCAGGAAGAACCTCCGCTATAACAATCCATATCATGCACCCTGCTGCGAAACCAGTACAAAAGGGAAGCACCTTCTGGAATGCATCGGCACAGAGGAATGCAGGAACAGCAACAATTGGCTGGGTTTGCAAACAAAAACGAAGTAAATAATGTCGCTACTGAAACTGAATTAGACTGCCGTTGCATATGGGGAGATGGATTATGTATTCACAACCTGAGAAATAACTCTACTGAACTGCAGATAGGATCACAGATTTAGTACATGATAATGCTTATGCACAACTAGCAGGAACCAGGAAGGATAGGAAACTGCTTAGAAGGTGGCTGTGAAGGCTGAAGAAAACACCCATTGCACCTTGCAATCATATTACAGTTAGTGCTACTAAATTAACTACCACTATGATTCAGTTTGGTAATTTGAATATATAGATAAATTAATAAAAGCCTCACAGGACAACGTTCATCAATACACAGCAAAGTTACAGCCTTAATCTTACACCACTTTACAAGTTATCCTGTCTATCCACACTCTACACTGAATCACTCGTTTGCACAAACAAGCACATGAACATGAATAAATAGAGTCACAGACACCGGGAGAAAGAAAACAACATAgttaatttaaaattccacaaAACAAAGGTTGATTTTTGTCCCTTCATAGTTGCAAATAGATCAAGATAACTCAAAAGTTGGTACGCTTTTCATAATGTTTCAAGAATAAAGACAATAAACTGATGAGATTATTTCATATTTCAACTCAGAAAATGAAGTTAAGAACTGCACCTGTGGTAAAGATGTAATGATACTCCACATCATTGCCTTTTGGGGGGACACCCCTCTAGACGCGAGAACCATGCTTACTGCTAAGCCTTCTGGTATGTTGTGCACTGCTATAGCTATAGTAACTAGAAGACCCTGAGAGAACCCTTTTGAGCCAGCAAAGGAAACACCCACACCAGAGCCTTCTCCAAAAGAATGAAGAGTCATTATTCCAACAACAAGAATAACTTTACTTGCATCTGCCCCTTTTATATCTAACATGCTTACTTCTCCATATTGCTCAAGAAACTGCAGACAGGGAAATAATATAAGTTATGTTATGAAAGataaataaatataaaaaaaTAATGAAGAACAGGTTATCCCAATTAATCTGAAAACATAAGTACCAGCTAAATTTGATATGATGATGAACGCACTTAAAATGTAAGTGTAAAGTGAAATATGTACTTTAAGTTTTATTTAGGCATCCTGCACACTACCTTGTAAAGTTGTAAGCATACATATGAGGGAAGTGTGTGTGCACATACATTATGTGAGCAGTGTGCTCAAATATGCCCATTTAAGTTTTGCGGTTGCTAAAACTGTGACTGTCATCAACTCTGACAACTACAAAAATCTTTGGGTGAAAGACCATATAAGTGGGTTTTATATGATTGCTAGCACCACTATGCTGACAAATATTTTGACATTAGCGCCCTTTTAAATGTCAATGATATGTTTTGTTTAGCAACTGCTAACATATCTAGACATATAGGAATAGGCCTTTCACAAGGTCTAAGATAGCTAGTGTTTAGCAACCTTGATTTTGTTTATCACTGGGAAGTGTATCAGATGATTATAGCATTGGTCCCCATACAAAATCCTACTATTGAACAAACTTGTATGACATTCACGAATAGTTCCTTCGGGTATAAATCCACTGAAATGTGGCTTGATATTTGCAAGATGATGAAACTCCTTGATATGAATGGTCAGTAATAGTATCAAAGAAAAATGAAGAAGAATTGTTACGCACCTTCTTACAAAGCCAAATAAATATACCTCCACTCAGAATTCCGAACACAACCCAGCTCCCACTGCCATACACCTGCCCTTCCTGCACAAGGTCAAAGCTGGCGGCCAGCATCACCCCGGCCGCCAGCCCATTGCAAAGGCCAGCCCACTGCGCTTCGAGCTCCATGAAAAAGAAGGGCACCGCTCCCAACCCCGTCGCCGCGGCCATGGCAAGCGTGGACCACGCGACGGTCGACACCGGCACCCTCCCCGCCTTGGCCCCATCCTCCACCACCTTCCTATGTGGCGCCTCCTGTACTAGCCGCACGCTGCCAGGCTCGGTCTCGGCGACCGCCGCCACATCCCAGACCAGGACGACGAGCAGGAACACTAGGATCGCCCCAGCTCTTCTGTCCATGATTATTCACCTGATTGTCCCCCCCCCCCACCCACACACGCCACCCCCTGACTTTACCCTGTCAGGGCAGCGTGGGCGAGAGGCCTGCAGGTCAGCGCAGCCGTGCTGTCGTCAGAGGAGTCGTCAGCGGAGCAACTGAATGGTCATGGCTTCCGCGTGGGTGGTGCTGGGAAGATGCTCCAATCCAATCCCTGGCACAGAAAGGAAGTGCATTCAGCAACCTTGTCCGACCGTCACAACCTCTGCAGCTGAGGAGCTGCCTGAGCACAGGGACGCAAACGACCAGACAACTTAGTAAGCATGAGATCCGAGCGATTTTGGTGAGAACAGTCTGGCATTACTGCGACAACACGCAGCAGACGACAGGAAGCGCGACGAGGTGAAGCGACCGGGATCGGAAAACAGATCTGAGTACCCCGAGTGCTTGTAGTAGCAGCAATACAACCAGAGAGAAGTCCCAGCCAGGGCGGCCTTACCAGCTGGCAGAGGGATGGAACCGAGCCCCCGAAGCCCGATGGATCTGCGCCTCCGCGCTAGAAGAAGGGATGGCGAGGAAGAAGAAGCGGGCGGGCCGCGGGCGGAGAGGAGAGGCTGGGTGTGACGTGGTGGCCCCCGCCCGGCTGCCGGCGAGGCAGATTTAGAGGGCGGGCGGCGCACGCGGATTTGGAGTCGCGGAAACCGGCGACCCCCGGCTGTGGGGGGTGCGGGGCGGTCACGGGCAGGGGCAGGGGCCTCACGGGACGGCAAGCACGGGCCCCGGCTCACTCCACCGAACAACGGGCGACGCGTCGCCAGTCGGGTTCGGCCGTGGCGTGCGCGGTGCGCGGGGAATCTGCCGTACACCTTGGGATGGAAACGGCATCGGAAAATCCGGTATTGACCGATGTTACACTCTATATTTAAATACAGTTTTAAATACAAAACAGTTTTATAAATAATATAGTTTATTATACAAAATAATATTTTAATTGACCATATAAATGAACTGCTGAATACAAAAAAAATACAGGAACAAAAAAATTTCTAAAAAAAGTGGTGGGAACGAAAACGGCTGAAACATTTTTCCAATCGTATTTTTGAATTCCGTATTTGGGGCTATTTTCAACTATTTTGAAAACTGAAATTCTCTCCCGGATTTTTGGGGCTGGGAAAAATTAACTTAATTTTCCCTTGGAATCTTAAGAAAGATTTAAGTTTGCAAACTACCCTTTATATAAGAAAATCCAACTAGTATTTTCCTGTTTTATTTGTATAAAAAATCAGGTCTATTAGAGCATCCAAACCCACCAACCGCATTCAATCTAATACTATTCACAGTGGTTTTCCTAAATTTTTCCTATGTCATTTTTTGCGTCACATTATCAACATTTCATCTCCTAAATATTCTCCTTATATCCACTATCTCTATAAAATATTATTTCCCATACATTTTTATCATCTATACCATTTTTTATATAACTAATAAATAGTGTCGAGCACCGAAATCGAGATAAGAGGACTGCATAGCGCTCCCCTAGATCTGGTGAAGTATTGTGCCGCCCCTTGCCATGTAACTTCTGTAGAGTGAATCAGTGCAGACAAGTGCAGACAGTAGCattaaggctgtctccagcaacgtcccctaaattttGTCCTTTAaaagaatattctctgtcctttacagcacACCCTAAATTTTTTTATCCTCTATATCATCTTAGTCTCCAATAACATTCCCTAAATTTGATCCTCCATAGCTACAGTATTAACAGAATACACAACTACCTTATTTATTCAACGTTAAATAGTCGTATTCAAATTCAATCACGAGACCACAGTCTAAGCTACAAATCTTAACCTTATTTGCCAAATAACCAATTAATTATCACATTACTCGTCGCGCCGCCGAGGACCACCTCCATCTTCAACCACAAACCGCCGCATTAGCACGTCGTCCGTCAGCGACTTGCCGCGGAACACGCGGCGGCCGCCCTCGCAGCCGCCTCCTTTGCCCGCGGCCGGCCTCCCCCGCCCAACGGCggcctgcagctcggccgccggCAGCGGGCTCGCGCACCCGGACACCGACGCAGTCGATGCGCGCGAATAGCTGTACCTCCGGCGCGACGCCACAGGAGATGGGTCCGCACAGGCACACCCGCGTGAACGACGCCG harbors:
- the LOC100191969 gene encoding putative zinc transporter At3g08650-like isoform X1; protein product: MDRRAGAILVFLLVVLVWDVAAVAETEPGSVRLVQEAPHRKVVEDGAKAGRVPVSTVAWSTLAMAAATGLGAVPFFFMELEAQWAGLCNGLAAGVMLAASFDLVQEGQVYGSGSWVVFGILSGGIFIWLCKKFLEQYGEVSMLDIKGADASKVILVVGIMTLHSFGEGSGVGVSFAGSKGFSQGLLVTIAIAVHNIPEGLAVSMVLASRGVSPQKAMMWSIITSLPQPIVAVPAFLCADAFQKVLPFCTGFAAGCMIWIVIAEVLPDAFKEATPSQVASAGTLAVAFMETLSTVLLGFTDGNNVEDASGFLVSLVFGLGPLIGGIILVTFSLGFSMPHPLLTGVASGIAFRLAAWRPVQLLMTSKMGLFTTLFLLIGGSLAYHAATSSILRLFNRKRSSVNVIASSSGLSLSALTVQSLLACGAVFLHAYAEGLALGVAARKAYGLGRYMVLPASLHGLPRGAAAASCVYGATDSWRGALAAAALTGLAAPSAAISAILAKIDYDGLDYWMVIACGALIPSFGRVFRRSLRLDVRKSVVGLLVGVAFASVCLMSTRFICLHTPYCNSAPEAVT